One genomic region from Haloterrigena gelatinilytica encodes:
- a CDS encoding DUF1616 domain-containing protein — MSDSQWWFLDLAAVIAFTGAFTFGIISGVDGVIRTAIALPMVLCFPGYAFVSILFPSEPSDEYQSFDTLKSGLETPRLVTGGLESVERFVLSVVFSIALVPTITLFASVTPRGITAETLLLGLASLTVVLSLLAIVSRYRCPAERRFAPSLSIGSLFFSRKRPNVYERVDPRPYNVAIVIALVVLLASAGFAATNPPQGDGFTELSVQTENVTGDTDTMYESTYAAGETEPLTVSITNQENAERDYTTVVLLERIERGDGDEVNVTDRDELARASATVADGETREQSLEITPSMSGDDLRITVLLYQGEAPSEPAAGDAYRTMHLPVVVE; from the coding sequence ATGAGCGACAGTCAATGGTGGTTCCTCGACCTGGCAGCGGTGATCGCGTTCACCGGCGCCTTCACGTTCGGCATCATTTCCGGAGTCGATGGCGTGATACGAACTGCGATAGCACTCCCGATGGTTCTCTGTTTTCCGGGGTATGCGTTCGTCTCGATCCTGTTTCCGTCCGAACCGAGCGACGAGTACCAGTCGTTCGATACGCTGAAAAGCGGACTCGAGACGCCGCGTCTGGTAACCGGCGGACTCGAGTCGGTCGAACGGTTCGTCCTGTCGGTCGTCTTTAGTATCGCCCTCGTTCCGACGATCACCCTTTTCGCGTCCGTTACCCCACGGGGTATCACCGCGGAAACGCTGCTCCTCGGGCTTGCGTCGCTGACCGTCGTGCTGTCGCTGCTCGCGATCGTGTCTCGCTACCGGTGTCCGGCGGAGCGACGGTTCGCGCCGTCGCTCTCGATCGGATCGCTGTTCTTCTCCCGGAAGCGACCGAACGTCTACGAGCGAGTCGATCCGCGGCCGTACAACGTCGCGATCGTCATCGCACTGGTAGTGCTGCTCGCGAGCGCCGGCTTCGCTGCCACCAACCCGCCACAGGGCGACGGCTTCACCGAGCTGTCGGTCCAAACCGAGAACGTCACGGGCGACACCGACACGATGTACGAGTCGACGTACGCCGCCGGCGAGACCGAGCCGTTGACGGTATCGATCACGAACCAAGAGAACGCCGAGCGCGACTACACGACGGTCGTCCTGCTCGAGCGAATCGAACGGGGGGACGGCGACGAGGTGAACGTTACGGACCGCGACGAACTCGCTCGAGCATCCGCGACGGTCGCCGACGGCGAGACGCGTGAGCAGTCGCTCGAGATTACACCGTCGATGTCCGGCGACGATCTTCGGATCACGGTGTTGCTCTACCAGGGGGAGGCGCCGTCGGAGCCCGCAGCCGGAGACGCCTACCGAACGATGCACCTCCCGGTCGTGGTTGAGTAG